In the Grimontia kaedaensis genome, one interval contains:
- a CDS encoding divergent polysaccharide deacetylase family protein: MQRIVAVTTLLLLFLAVPVAAKPKIAFIIDDLGYEMMPREIAALPPQISVSIIPFTEFDTAVALTALSQQREVLLHLPMQSPDGTPQEPNSLTLAMSKKEMQGSVKEALYRVPQVVAVNNHMGSLLTQHKTPMHWIMELLEEREIGFIDSRTTPKTVAQRIAREHGLATNRRHVFLDHFPNEAFIENQLKLAVQQAKRRGVAVVIAHPFPVTLKTLQAQLPELQKEVELVPISLALRQ; this comes from the coding sequence ATGCAAAGGATTGTTGCTGTTACCACCTTACTCCTTCTCTTTCTGGCTGTGCCCGTCGCAGCCAAACCTAAAATCGCCTTTATTATCGATGACCTTGGCTACGAAATGATGCCAAGAGAGATTGCCGCCCTACCGCCGCAAATCAGTGTCTCTATCATCCCCTTCACCGAGTTCGACACGGCAGTTGCGCTGACGGCCCTGAGCCAACAACGCGAGGTCTTGCTTCATCTTCCGATGCAAAGCCCCGATGGCACGCCGCAAGAGCCTAATTCACTGACACTTGCCATGAGTAAAAAGGAAATGCAAGGCTCGGTCAAAGAAGCGCTGTATCGCGTTCCGCAGGTAGTGGCAGTGAATAACCATATGGGTAGCCTGCTGACCCAACATAAGACACCTATGCATTGGATCATGGAGCTTCTTGAAGAGCGTGAAATTGGCTTTATCGACAGCCGTACCACGCCAAAAACCGTCGCCCAGCGTATTGCCCGCGAACATGGTCTCGCCACCAATCGCCGTCATGTGTTTCTTGACCATTTCCCCAATGAAGCCTTCATCGAAAACCAGCTCAAACTTGCCGTACAACAAGCCAAACGCCGCGGTGTTGCTGTGGTGATAGCCCATCCTTTTCCTGTAACGCTGAAAACCTTACAAGCGCAACTTCCTGAGCTTCAAAAAGAAGTGGAGCTGGTGCCCATCTCGCTGGCACTCAGGCAATAA
- a CDS encoding peptidoglycan DD-metalloendopeptidase family protein codes for MKGRTLRHLKLLRASAISAGVLLCLMTSPASLASDEQLSGMKSEISRQEQQLNSKSKKLNALQSNLKSQEQSIAAIATQMRNANADLSVIEKDIATLNRESQRLEQLKLGQMELLKELLNSQYRQGQHSQLNALLSGEDSADMDRMTVYAEKLSKARTDAINELAATDTELQLKRRALQQQTEKQKTLIASLAADKAKLEKEQQAQKKTAGAIRREINSDKGYLAELRNNEKRLKVELERAAEQARIAAEQARIAAEQVKVQMDGLGKYKGKMQWPVKGKILHRYGTAQTGQLRWNGMVIAAKEGSEVKAAHDGTVVLSNWLRGYGLMVVVDHGKGDMSFYGYNQALLRNVGDTVKAGDPIALVGNSGGQDASALYFEIRRKGNATNPSPWLTR; via the coding sequence ATGAAGGGAAGAACGTTGCGCCATTTAAAATTGTTGCGCGCCAGTGCCATAAGCGCTGGCGTTTTGTTGTGCCTGATGACCAGCCCAGCTTCTCTCGCCAGTGACGAGCAGCTTTCTGGCATGAAAAGTGAAATCTCCCGTCAGGAACAGCAGCTCAATTCCAAATCGAAAAAACTCAACGCGCTGCAATCCAATCTCAAATCCCAAGAGCAGTCCATCGCCGCTATCGCAACACAGATGCGTAATGCCAATGCTGATTTAAGCGTTATCGAAAAAGATATCGCCACACTAAACCGTGAAAGCCAACGTCTTGAACAGCTCAAGCTGGGCCAGATGGAGCTTTTGAAAGAGCTCTTAAACAGCCAGTACCGACAAGGCCAACACAGCCAACTGAATGCGCTATTAAGTGGTGAGGACTCCGCGGACATGGATCGCATGACGGTGTATGCAGAGAAACTCTCCAAAGCTCGCACGGATGCTATCAACGAACTCGCTGCTACCGATACCGAGCTGCAGCTAAAACGCCGCGCCCTGCAACAACAAACCGAAAAACAGAAGACACTGATTGCTTCGCTTGCCGCTGATAAAGCTAAGCTGGAGAAAGAGCAGCAGGCTCAGAAGAAAACAGCAGGCGCTATCCGCCGCGAAATAAACAGTGACAAGGGCTACCTCGCAGAGCTTCGTAACAACGAGAAGCGTCTGAAAGTAGAACTTGAACGTGCCGCTGAACAAGCTCGCATTGCCGCCGAGCAAGCCCGCATTGCCGCTGAACAAGTCAAAGTCCAAATGGATGGCCTCGGTAAGTACAAAGGTAAGATGCAGTGGCCAGTAAAAGGGAAAATTCTACACCGCTATGGTACGGCACAAACTGGACAACTACGCTGGAACGGCATGGTCATCGCCGCCAAAGAAGGCAGTGAAGTCAAAGCTGCACATGATGGTACTGTGGTGCTTTCAAACTGGCTACGCGGTTATGGCTTGATGGTGGTGGTCGACCACGGCAAAGGGGACATGAGCTTCTACGGCTACAATCAGGCTTTGCTGCGCAATGTAGGCGATACCGTCAAAGCCGGTGACCCTATAGCCCTTGTCGGCAACAGTGGCGGTCAGGATGCCTCGGCACTCTATTTTGAAATACGGCGCAAAGGTAACGCCACCAACCCCAGCCCCTGGCTGACACGGTAA
- the gpmM gene encoding 2,3-bisphosphoglycerate-independent phosphoglycerate mutase, whose amino-acid sequence MSAKKPLALVILDGWGYREDNSDNAVANANTPVLDGLMAGTSTLISASGMDVGLPDGQMGNSEVGHTNIGAGRIVYQDLTKITKAIQDGEFFDNPVLTGAIDKAAKAGKAVHIMGLMSPGGVHSHEDHIAAAVEMAVQRGAEEVYLHCFLDGRDTPPRSAKASLERFDALFAKLGKGRTASIVGRYYAMDRDNNWDRVEKAYDLMVEAKGAFTYGSAVEALEAAYARDENDEFVQASEIRTEGQPVASFNDGDAVIFMNFRADRARQITRAFMPGFDGFARNKVAELAEFVMLTEYAADIDTACAYPSENLVNTLGEWLSKQGKTQLRISETEKYAHVTFFFNGGVESVFEGEDRALVASPKVATYDLQPEMSSEELTDKLVEAIKSGKFDQIICNYPNCDMVGHTGVYDAAVKAVEAIDHCIGRVVEAIKEVDGQLLITADHGNAEMMVDPTTGGIHTAHTNLPVPLIYAGSKDIDLIDGGKLSDLAPTMLALTGVEAPADMTGKPLFVAK is encoded by the coding sequence ATGTCTGCTAAGAAGCCTTTGGCACTCGTTATTCTGGACGGATGGGGTTACCGCGAAGACAACAGCGACAACGCAGTTGCAAACGCGAATACACCTGTTCTTGATGGCTTGATGGCGGGCACCAGCACCCTGATCTCTGCATCAGGCATGGATGTTGGTTTGCCAGACGGTCAAATGGGTAACTCAGAAGTAGGCCACACCAACATTGGTGCAGGCCGCATCGTTTACCAGGACCTGACTAAAATCACCAAAGCTATCCAAGATGGTGAGTTTTTCGATAACCCTGTACTGACCGGTGCTATCGACAAAGCAGCGAAAGCAGGCAAAGCAGTTCACATCATGGGCCTAATGTCTCCAGGCGGCGTTCACAGCCATGAAGACCATATTGCAGCGGCAGTTGAAATGGCGGTTCAGCGTGGTGCTGAAGAAGTTTACCTGCACTGCTTCCTGGACGGTCGTGACACCCCACCTCGCAGCGCGAAAGCATCTCTGGAGCGTTTCGATGCCTTGTTCGCGAAACTGGGTAAAGGCCGCACGGCATCTATCGTAGGTCGTTACTACGCCATGGACCGTGACAACAACTGGGACCGCGTAGAAAAAGCTTACGACCTGATGGTTGAAGCAAAAGGCGCGTTCACTTACGGCTCTGCAGTAGAAGCACTGGAAGCGGCTTACGCACGTGACGAAAACGATGAATTTGTTCAAGCATCTGAAATCCGCACTGAAGGCCAGCCTGTAGCGTCTTTCAACGACGGCGACGCAGTGATCTTCATGAACTTCCGTGCTGACCGCGCGCGTCAAATCACCCGCGCATTCATGCCTGGTTTTGACGGCTTCGCCCGTAACAAGGTTGCTGAGCTGGCAGAATTCGTGATGCTGACGGAATACGCGGCAGACATCGACACCGCATGTGCTTACCCTTCAGAAAACCTGGTTAACACCCTGGGTGAGTGGCTGTCTAAGCAAGGTAAGACCCAACTGCGTATTTCTGAAACCGAAAAATATGCGCACGTGACCTTCTTCTTTAATGGCGGTGTTGAGTCCGTATTCGAAGGCGAAGACCGTGCTCTGGTTGCCTCTCCGAAAGTCGCAACTTACGACCTGCAGCCAGAAATGAGCTCTGAAGAGCTGACTGACAAGCTGGTTGAAGCGATCAAGAGCGGTAAGTTTGACCAAATCATCTGTAACTACCCGAACTGTGACATGGTTGGCCACACTGGCGTTTACGATGCAGCAGTTAAAGCCGTTGAAGCTATCGACCACTGCATTGGCCGTGTTGTTGAAGCAATCAAAGAAGTTGATGGTCAATTGCTGATCACTGCTGACCACGGTAACGCAGAAATGATGGTTGACCCAACAACCGGTGGTATCCACACTGCGCACACTAACCTGCCAGTACCACTGATTTATGCGGGCAGCAAAGACATCGACCTGATTGACGGCGGTAAACTGTCTGACTTGGCTCCAACGATGCTGGCACTGACCGGTGTTGAAGCGCCAGCTGACATGACCGGTAAACCACTGTTCGTTGCTAAGTAA
- a CDS encoding rhodanese-like domain-containing protein → MQQFIEFVQANLILSLVWVGLVVALIFSVIKQKTALYKIITPSDATILVNREKGVFVDVRSRDEYRAGHIAGALHVLAKDIKANNAAEIEKHKSDPIILVCKTGQTAIESANALAKAGFENVNVLKDGLISWNEANLPLIRSKKKK, encoded by the coding sequence ATGCAGCAGTTTATTGAATTTGTACAAGCTAACTTGATCTTGTCCCTAGTGTGGGTGGGTCTGGTTGTTGCGCTGATCTTTTCAGTCATCAAACAGAAAACCGCACTTTATAAAATCATCACGCCAAGCGATGCAACCATCCTGGTTAACCGTGAAAAGGGTGTGTTTGTTGACGTTCGTAGCCGCGATGAGTATCGCGCGGGCCATATTGCGGGCGCACTTCACGTTTTGGCGAAAGACATCAAAGCGAACAATGCCGCTGAGATTGAAAAACACAAGTCTGACCCAATTATCTTGGTGTGTAAGACTGGTCAAACAGCAATCGAGAGTGCCAATGCTCTGGCAAAAGCAGGTTTCGAGAACGTGAACGTTCTGAAAGATGGCCTGATCTCGTGGAATGAGGCGAATCTGCCACTGATCCGCAGCAAGAAGAAAAAGTAA
- the secB gene encoding protein-export chaperone SecB gives MAEAATNPQAQQNFAIQRIFLKDVSFEAPNSPEVFQQEWNPDVNLDLDTQSRELGEGVYEVVLRLTVTVKNGDENAFLCEVQQGGIFSVDGMEAPQLAHCLGAFCPNILFPYARETISSLVVKGTFPQLNLAPVNFDALFMNYLQSQQAQEKDGADA, from the coding sequence ATGGCTGAAGCAGCAACCAACCCACAAGCGCAACAGAACTTCGCGATTCAACGCATCTTCCTGAAAGATGTTTCTTTCGAAGCGCCTAACTCTCCAGAAGTGTTTCAGCAAGAGTGGAACCCAGATGTAAACCTGGACCTGGACACCCAAAGCCGTGAGCTGGGTGAAGGTGTTTACGAAGTGGTTTTGCGTTTGACTGTCACCGTGAAGAACGGCGACGAGAACGCATTCCTGTGTGAAGTTCAACAAGGTGGTATCTTCTCTGTAGACGGTATGGAAGCCCCTCAATTGGCACACTGTCTGGGTGCGTTCTGCCCGAACATTCTATTCCCATATGCGCGTGAAACGATTTCTAGCTTGGTAGTAAAAGGTACCTTCCCACAGCTGAACCTGGCGCCGGTTAACTTCGACGCACTGTTCATGAACTACCTGCAAAGCCAACAAGCGCAAGAAAAAGACGGCGCTGACGCGTAA
- the gpsA gene encoding NAD(P)H-dependent glycerol-3-phosphate dehydrogenase, translating into MTDIANANVAMTVLGAGSYGTSLAISLARNGANVVLWGHEPEHMAQLEIDRSNEAFLPGVAFPDSLILSADLEEAIQASQDILVVVPSHVFGVVLAQVKPFLRDDQRICWATKGLEPETGRLLQDVAREQLGENIPLAVLSGPTFAKELAAGLPTAISVASPNSEFLAELQEKVHCARSFRVYANSDFIGMQLGGAVKNVIAIGAGMSDGIGFGANARTALITRGLAELTRLGVALGAERETFMGMAGLGDLVLTCTDNQSRNRRFGLALGQGKGVDEAQDEIGQVVEGYRNTKEVRALAKRTGVEMPIVEQIFQVLYEGKDARQAAQDLLARQRTSE; encoded by the coding sequence ATGACAGATATCGCCAACGCCAATGTGGCAATGACCGTTCTGGGCGCAGGCTCTTACGGTACGTCTCTCGCAATCTCACTGGCTCGGAATGGCGCCAATGTGGTGTTGTGGGGGCATGAGCCTGAGCATATGGCGCAGCTCGAAATTGATCGCTCAAACGAAGCGTTTCTGCCGGGTGTCGCATTTCCCGACTCACTGATCCTGAGCGCCGATCTTGAAGAAGCGATTCAGGCCAGTCAGGACATTCTGGTGGTGGTGCCAAGCCATGTGTTTGGCGTGGTGCTGGCACAGGTAAAACCTTTCCTTCGTGATGACCAGCGTATTTGCTGGGCGACCAAAGGCCTTGAGCCAGAAACTGGTCGCCTGTTGCAAGACGTTGCGCGCGAGCAATTGGGTGAGAATATACCGCTGGCGGTGTTGTCTGGCCCAACGTTTGCCAAAGAGCTAGCGGCAGGCTTGCCTACCGCCATTTCCGTTGCCTCGCCAAATTCAGAGTTTTTGGCTGAGCTTCAGGAAAAAGTGCATTGTGCGCGCTCTTTCCGCGTTTACGCCAACAGCGACTTTATTGGTATGCAGCTTGGTGGCGCGGTGAAAAACGTCATTGCGATTGGCGCGGGGATGTCTGACGGCATTGGCTTTGGTGCCAACGCCCGCACAGCACTTATTACCCGTGGTTTGGCTGAGCTGACACGCCTTGGTGTGGCGCTGGGGGCAGAGCGCGAGACTTTCATGGGTATGGCGGGGTTGGGCGATCTGGTACTGACCTGTACCGACAACCAATCACGTAACCGCCGTTTTGGTCTGGCACTGGGTCAAGGTAAAGGCGTTGATGAAGCGCAGGATGAAATTGGTCAGGTGGTCGAAGGCTACCGTAATACCAAAGAAGTTCGTGCGCTGGCAAAGCGCACTGGCGTTGAAATGCCGATTGTTGAGCAGATTTTCCAGGTGCTGTATGAAGGCAAAGATGCCCGACAGGCAGCACAGGATTTGTTAGCACGTCAACGCACCTCTGAATGA
- the cysE gene encoding serine O-acetyltransferase, whose protein sequence is MQRMCGEGRDKKCQQEKVWKAIKLEAKEHSEREPMLASFFHATIIKHDSLGGALSYILANKLATPSMPAMAVREVIEEAYAGDKRIVESAACDICATVERDPAVELYSTPLLYLKGFHALQGFRVANWLWHQGRRELAVYLQNQISVACQVDVHPAARIGRGIMFDHATGIVVGETAVIEDDVSILQDVTLGGTGKESGDRHPKIRTGVMIGAGAKILGNIEVGEGAKVAACSVVLIHVPPHTTAAGVPAKIVGAPSSDKPSLDMDQKFRCGQSFVEGDGI, encoded by the coding sequence ATGCAAAGGATGTGCGGTGAAGGCCGCGATAAAAAATGCCAGCAGGAAAAAGTCTGGAAGGCCATCAAGCTTGAGGCAAAAGAGCACTCGGAGCGTGAACCTATGCTCGCGAGTTTCTTCCACGCCACCATCATTAAGCATGACTCACTCGGCGGTGCGCTGAGCTATATTCTTGCCAACAAGCTCGCCACGCCTAGCATGCCTGCAATGGCTGTGCGTGAGGTCATCGAAGAGGCATATGCCGGTGACAAGCGTATTGTTGAATCAGCAGCCTGCGATATTTGTGCGACGGTAGAGCGCGACCCTGCGGTTGAGCTTTATTCTACGCCGTTGCTTTACCTAAAAGGCTTTCATGCACTGCAAGGGTTTCGCGTGGCTAACTGGCTGTGGCATCAAGGCCGCCGTGAATTAGCTGTGTACCTACAAAACCAGATTTCTGTGGCGTGCCAAGTGGATGTTCACCCGGCAGCGCGCATTGGCCGCGGTATCATGTTTGACCATGCGACGGGTATCGTTGTCGGTGAGACGGCTGTGATCGAAGACGATGTTTCCATCCTTCAGGACGTTACCTTAGGCGGTACAGGTAAAGAGTCTGGCGACCGTCACCCGAAAATCCGTACAGGTGTGATGATTGGTGCTGGGGCAAAAATCCTTGGCAACATTGAAGTGGGCGAGGGAGCCAAAGTGGCAGCATGCTCAGTGGTGCTTATCCATGTGCCACCGCATACCACGGCAGCCGGTGTACCTGCCAAGATTGTTGGGGCACCAAGTAGTGATAAGCCTTCTTTAGATATGGATCAGAAGTTTAGGTGCGGACAGAGTTTCGTTGAGGGTGATGGAATTTAA